One part of the Rutidosis leptorrhynchoides isolate AG116_Rl617_1_P2 chromosome 1, CSIRO_AGI_Rlap_v1, whole genome shotgun sequence genome encodes these proteins:
- the LOC139885580 gene encoding leucine-rich repeat extensin-like protein 2, with the protein MPPPRLQFLLLTIIISAAFFHHISAADDNDADDVNGLVFENDSLQKAYIALQAWKTAIFSDPFNFTANWTGPDVCAYPGVFCAPSLFNASKRVVAGIDLNHADIAGYLPPELGLLSDLALFHINSNRFCGTVPKTFKKLKLLHELDISNNRFVGTFPTVVLSLPVLKFLDLRFNEFEGSVPVQLFDKDLDAVFINDNRFKFGIPPNLGNSPVSVLVLANNDLGGCLPPSIGQMGSTLNEIILMNDNLTSCLPVQIGSLKKVTVFDVSFNSLQGALPAAIAGMRSVEQLNVAHNKLTGIVPDSICKIPNLQNFTYSYNYFTGEAPSCVAAGGKVFDDEKNCIVWRTGQRSKRECASDDARAVDCSKMSCGVKVLPPSPPLPPSPSPPPPPSPSPPPCSPPPPPPPTYYYSSPPPPIPSPPPPHYSSPPPPIYYYTSPPPPPTQSPPPHYSSPPPPSPSYDNIPLPPVVGVSYASPPPPVIPYY; encoded by the exons ATGCCACCACCACGTTTACAGTTTCTCCTTCTTACCATCATCATCTCCGCCGCGTTCTTCCACCACATCTCCGCTGCAGATGACAACGATGCTGACGATGTAAATGGTCTTGTTTTCGAGAATGATAGTCTCCAAAAAGCCTACATTGCTCTTCAAGCATGGAAAACCGCCATCTTCTCCGACCCATTTAACTTCACAGCAAACTGGACCGGACCCGATGTTTGTGCCTACCCTGGCGTGTTTTGTGCACCATCGTTGTTCAACGCCTCAAAAAGAGTAGTAGCCGGGATCGACCTCAACCATGCAGATATTGCCGGGTATCTCCCGCCCGAGCTCGGTCTTCTATCTGACCTCGCACTTTTTCACATCAACTCGAACCGCTTTTGTGGGACCGTTCCAAAAACATTCAAAAAACTTAAACTTTTACACGAGCTTGATATAAGTAACAACAGGTTTGTTGGAACTTTTCCTACTGTGGTGTTATCTCTCCCAGTTTTAAAGTTTTTAGACCTCCGGTTCAACGAATTTGAAGGGTCTGTCCCGGTTCAACTTTTTGATAAAGACCTTGACGCGGTTTTTATAAATGACAACCGGTTCAAGTTCGGTATTCCACCAAACTTGGGTAACTCACCTGTTTCGGTTCTTGTTTTAGCAAACAATGATCTGGGTGGGTGTCTTCCGCCTAGTATTGGTCAAATGGGGTCAACATTGAATGAAATTATTCTTATGAATGATAATTTAACAAGTTGTCTACCGGTTCAAATCGGGTCGTTGAAAAAGGTGACGGTTTTTGACGTGAGCTTTAACAGTCTTCAAGGAGCGTTACCGGCAGCGATTGCCGGAATGAGAAGTGTAGAACAATTAAACGTGGCACATAATAAGTTAACCGGAATTGTCCCCGATAGTATTTGTAAGATACCAAATTTACAAAACTTCACATATTCTTACAATTATTTTACCGGCGAAGCTCCATCGTGTGTTGCGGCTGGCGGGAAGGTGTTTGATGATGAGAAGAATTGTATTGTTTGGAGAACTGGTCAACGGTCAAAACGGGAATGTGCTTCTGATGATGCACGTGCTGTGGATTGTAGTAAGATGAGTTGTGGTGTTAAGGT acttcCACCATCACCACCACTTCCACCATCACCGTCACCACCACCACCTCCATCACCATCACCGCCACCATGttcaccaccacctccaccaccaccaacATATTATTACTCTTCACCACCACCTCCAATTCCATCACCTCCACCACCCCATTactcatcaccaccaccaccaatttATTATtacacatcaccaccaccacctcccACACAGTCACCACCACCACACTACTCATCCCCAC CTCCACCATCACCGTCATATGATAACATCCCTTTACCACCTGTAGTCGGAGTCTCATACGCTTCGCCACCACCACCTGTAATCCCCTACTACTAG